GATTCATCTTCCAAGTGCGGCCGAGCGATACCTTCGTGTCGCTCTTGACGATGCCTTCACTCAGTGCTGCAAGTGCGACGGCGACCTTGATGGTCGAGCACGGCTGCGCGCCTTCGGAGAGCGCCAGCTTCTGGTTCACCATCGTAAGCACGCGGCCGCTGTCGGGGTCGATAGCAACGATGGTGCCGTTCATGTTTCCAAGCGCATCGATTGCGGCTTGGCGCACGACCGGATCTTCACCGGCAGTAATGTCGCCCGAGGTCTGATCGTCATTAACGAAGGAACTTGCGGAGAAGCGCTCGTAATAACGCCGCTTGCTTGCTCTCTTTCGGACTGAAGACTTTCGCGCGGATGCTTTTTTCGATGATTTCTTGCTGCGGGCAACCGTCTTGCTGGCAACTGGGCGGCTGTGCTTCAAGCGGCTGATACGCTTCTGTGCCTTAGGGTTTTCAGAAACCTTTTTGTTGCTGCTGCTGTAGCGCCGCGGTGAAACCGTTGCCGCGAACGAGCTTGCTGTCAAAATCAAGACCAGGAATACGGCAAGCGCGGATTTGGACACTATTGTGAGTTTCGGCAGCGAAGCGAGAAAGTCACTCACAACGGAGCCCCTTGCGACTTTTCGGAAGGCGGAGCCTTTGAACGACATTGATACCTTAGCCTTCTAAACCATATGTTTGCCTGCGGATACGACCTGTTCGAGGTTGCACATCAGGAGTTTTCCGTCCGGTAACTATTCGCGATAGTACGAGAGTTCCGCTTTCTATTACAACTCTAAATTTCACCGGTGAACCCATTTGTGAAACGCTTGCATCCTGTACTGATGCAGAGACTTACGGCAGAGTTGCGGTACGAAAGGATTAGTTCGAAAGTCAGTGAGTTTAACCAATGAACTAGGTGCCTTACCCGATGGCGCGCACGGATGTTTCGATCCGTTGGCAGCGATTCGGGCAGAGTAACTAAGTCGATTCCAATGGCGTTCTGGTTGTGGAAATCGAGTTTTCAAGCGGAAAACGAAGCCAAAACGAGGTTTCCGGGGCTGAACTGATACTTCTTGTTCTCTTCCGGCTCGCCCCTGCTCTGCGCGATCTGGCTCGTCGATTCAAAGCGAGCCCCCAAAAAAAAGGTGCCGCAGCCCCTCCAGAGACTACCTCGTGGGCGCGGGAAACAGAGGAGTGATCCTGAACGGGAAAAAAGGAGTGATCCCGAGGGAGTTATCGTGACCGAGGCGAAGGTATCTGCTTTATACCGCTGCTGGAACAAAGCAGATCCTTTGGCCGCACCAAAAGCGGGCACGACCTCCGGATGACCTAGAGTTTTAAGACAAGTTTGTCAGCGTCTTCCTATGTCATTACTCAGCAACGGAAAGGGAGCGCAAAGGCTCCCTTCATTGTGAGTTTCCCGGTTTAAGACTCGCAGGTTAACGATTCTCGTTGCGCTGTTTGCGGATGAATGCCGGGACATCGAGGTCGTCATCCTCGTAACTTCCCTTCACTTTGTCCTTCACTGCGTCGAGCGCGATGTTCTCGCGTTGCGGCGCTGCCTGGGGCGTTGATTGGAATGCGAGTGCCGGTGCGGGCTCGACAAACTCTGCCTCCTCGACCACCTCTACCTGCTCGCGCGTGCCAATTTCAGCAGCCACTTCCGCGCGAGGAGAGATGCGTGGCGCGGGTCTGTACGCAGCTGCCGTGCGCTGATTCTGGATGGCAGCCGCTGCCGATGAAACAGCGTGCTCGCGGCGCTGCGGCTGGTCAGTCCTGAAGCCCGTTGCAATGACGGTGATCTTGACTTCGTCCTTCATCTTCTCGTCTAACACTGCGCCGAAGATGATGTTCGCGTCTTCATGCGCAGCCGACTGGATGATGGTCGAAGCCTCATTCACCTCCGCCAGCTTCAGCGAACTTGATCCGGTGATGTTGATGAGGATGCCGCGCGCTCCGTCAATCGCTCCGGCTTCGAGCAGCGGCGATGCAATCGCGCGCTGCGCGGCGTCCATGGTGCGACGCTCGCCTTTCGCCGTAGCCGTACCCATGACGGCGTAGCCCATGCCGGCCATGATGGCCTTCACGTCGGCGAAGTCGCGGTTGATGATGCCGGGGATGGTGATGATATCCGAAATGCCCTGTACGCCCTGTCGCAGAATGTCGTCGGCGATGCGGAAGGATTCGAAGAACCCGGTGTCCTGCGCGACCGCGAGCAGCTTCTCGTTCGGGATCACAATGACTGTATCGACGGAGTCGATCAGCTCGGCAAGTCCGCGTTCTGCCTGACTCATGCGGCGCTTGCCTTCGAATGCGAACGGCTTGGTCACGACGGCGACGGTGAGAGCGCCCATCTCGCTCGCGAGAGATGCGATGATCGGAGCCGCGCCGGTGCCGGTCCCTCCGCCGAGACCTGTCGTTACGAAGACCATGTCCGCGCCTTCGAGCGCTTCGATGATCTTGTCCGCATCTTCCAGCGCGCCCTTGCGGCCAATCTCAGGATTGGCGCCCGCTCCTAGGCCGTTCGTGAGCTTAACGCCTAACTGGATCTTCACTGGCGCCCGCGAGAGTTGCAACGCCTGCAAGTCGGTGTTGGCAACGACGAACTCTACGCCCTCGACTCGGGCGTCGATCATGCGGTTGATGGCGTTTCCGCCGCCACCGCCGACGCCTATAACTTTAATCTTTGCCTGGTTGTGCGGGTCTTCGTTGAACTGGATTCGGATGTCTTTCGTCGCGTCGGTCATTGATACCCCAGATTTGTCGCTGTTCTTTGTTTCGTTAAATTTAGAGTGCAACGTCCCCGCAATCTCACGCGCGCGAATGAACTCGTTACAGCCCGAAGGTTGAGCGCGCGAACAGCGATTTCAGCTTCGCGCCAATGCCCTGGTCCTGGTTGCTTTTGGTGGTACGCGCGCGATGCGCGTAGAACATCAGTCCGATGAGAACCGAGAATTCCGGCTCAGCGAGAAACGACGGCAGCTTCGCGATTGCCTGAGGCGACCCGAGGCGCGACGGGCGGCGGAAGACGTCTTCCGCAATATCGAGCATTCCGTGAAGGCGCGCGCCGCCACCGGTGAGAACGGTTCCCGCCCCGAGCAGATCCATGACGCCGGTCTGCCGCAGATTGTCGCGCACCATCTCGAACAACTCGCGCGCGCGTGGTTCCAGTATTTCTCCGAGCAGGCGTTGTTGCATGAGGCGCGACGGCCGATCGCCCACGGACGGCACCTCTATCTCATTCGCTTCGGGAATGCTGGTGACGACGGCGTAGCCGAATTGCCGCTTGATCTTCTCCGCGTCGGCCAACGGCGTCCGCAGGCCGACAGCTACATCGTTGGTGAAGTGGTCGCCGCCGATGGGCACTACGGCGGTGTGCGCCACTACGCCCTCGATGAAAACGATAATGTCGGTTGATCCCGCGCCGATGTCGATGAGACATACGCCGAGGTCGCGCTCATCGCTGCGGAGGATAGCGTCGGCACAGGCCAGAGCCTCGAACACCGTATCGTTCACATGCATGCCGGCGCGGTTCAGTGCGGTTACTACATTCTGCGTGGCGCTGGCCGAGGCCGTCACTACGTGTACGCGGACTTCGAGTTGCTTACCCATCATGCCCGCGGGATCGCGTATGCCGGATTGCTCGTCGAGAATGAATTCCTGGGGAAGCAGGTGCAGCACTTCCCTGTCCGCCGGCAGAGCGATGTTGCGCGCCTTCTCCACGGCAAGCCGAATGTCCTCGCGCGAAATCTCGCGCGGGCGCGAGCCGAGCGTGATGCCGCCCTGACTGTTCACGCCACGCACGTGACTGCCGGAGACACCTACGACAGCCGACTCCAGCGGAGCCTCGGCCGTGGTCTCGGCATCTTCCATGGCCTTCTGGATGGAGAGTACCGCTTTCTCCAGATCGACGATCACGCCTTTGCGCGAACCGCGCGACTCGCACACGCCGTGGCCGCGGTAGCGTAGTCCCGTGTCCGTTACTTCGGCGGCAAGCGCGCAAGTCTTCGCGCTGCCGACATCGATCACCGTCAACATATTTTCTTGCTGGTTTCCCATGGACTAATGCTTTTTCACCCTCTTGCGATGCGGTTGTTTCGCCACTGCATTCGCGCTGCCCTGTGGCTTTGCGGGTTTCATAGATTTCACAGCCGCGCTCTCTCGCTTGACGGTCGCCGGCGGCGTGCCAGGCTGCGCCTCACGCGAGGGCACTGGATCTGGATTCAGAATGACCTGGCGCTCGTAACGCAGGTCCACGGAATCGAGTCTTTGATATTGCTGCCGCCACTCCTGCACGTGCGCAACGTAAACCTTGTAACGATCTAGAAAGTTCGACGACCCCAGGTGCACCAACACGGTACCAACCGGATCCGATACCGTGACCTTCACGTCTTCCGGATCGCTCATATCGACTTCGCTCAAATCCTGCGAATAGCGCGCTCCGCCGGAATCCAGTTCGTGAACCAATTGGCCATAAATCTTCATTCGGGCCGCGCGAGTCGAGAGCGGCTCAGCCTCGTTCATGCCGACAACAACCGGAAACGAATATGTACCGTCAGTCTCCATGTCCATGACAACGCCATAAGCATCGATCAGATCGATTCGTGAACCAATCTGCGCGAAAGCTACCGGCGTGCGCTCCTTTACCGACACGCGCAAGCGGTTTGGCAGAAACCGCATCACGGACGCCGACTCGACCCAGGGGATTTCTTCCAACTGCTTCTTGCGCTCCGAAAGGGGCACGAAGTAAACATTGCGGCCAATATCGCCGCCCATCACCTGCATAATTTGTGAGCGCGATACGTGGTGGTTGCCGTCCGTCTCTATCAGGTCGCTGGAATCAATGCGAAAGCGCCAGGAGCGCGTCCCGTAGCGATAGACGACTGCGCAGCTCGCACCCAGCACTCCAAGGCTCACCAGCGCAACGATGACGACGCGAAGACGATTCGCAGTCTTTTTGGGCAATGGCCCACGACGCACCGGCACGCGCTTCTGGCCCCGCAGAAACGGTGATTGCTGCTCCGGTTCCAGATCCATCACGTCGATCGGCAGGTCGTCATCCTCGCTCACACGCGCACGCGAACGCGAACCAGCTTCGGGGCGCAGGAATCCGCCGCCGCCTGAAGTGGTTGGCGTGTCGTCGTCAGATGTGAATGGACCTTGATTACGAGCCATGAAAAAGAGTGAGCCGCCAGAGGTGCCCGCGCAAAAACGGGCTTATTGCCTTGAATTTCCGGGACCGTGCTGTATGGGCACGGTCCGAAGTCCCCGGCTCACTATAACGTCTTTTCGCGCTATTGCGCAGAGGGTTTTTGCGCGAACCGCATTGTTTACGCTAGAAATCACGCAAAGCGGATTCCCAAGCGATAAGAGCGCCGAGTTGCGGGTCCAACGCGGATCAAAATATATGGGTGGAAACGCCGACTTAAGGCGCGATGCTCGTGCACGCCGAAGCTGTCCCTATCACGACAAACGAGTCGCTGTTGTATCCGGCGGTCCAGTGACATTGACCCCCTCACCTGGTGCGCGACATAATCATCAATGCCCTGGCAAGACAACCTGCGGACGCGCCCCCGCGCGTGCGCAAGGAATCCGCAACTTTTGAGTGGTGAATCGTGAGCGAAGAAACCAACAGCAGCCGCGTACGCTTCGAGAACGCTGGCCGCAAACTGGACGAGGCAGCCGAGCGCGTGGAGCGCGAGGCAGAACAGTTCATAAAATACCTCAACGACGAGGTAGTGCCGGCGGTGCGTACACATTCGAGCCGGGCGTTGCGTACGGCAGCCGAAAAGATGCAGCAGTTCGCCGACTACATGGAACAGAACTCCCCGAAATCCGAGTGAGCGAACTCCGACGCGGCAATTTCTTCCCGAATTCCTGTGGCCTGCGAGTCTGGACCGTTCCAGTCCTTCTTCTGCTGGCGGCGATGCTGTTGACCGGCTGCGGCGGCAAGAAGCGCTCGAAAACCAGGATTCCTCCGCCACCTGACGTTTCCAGTGGTCAAGGCACATCGGCCCGCGACCGCGCTCCCGTGCCACGCGATTCTGAAGGTAATGAGGTTGCGATCGAGCCGGGGGCCAAGGTCATCTGGACCGAAACCGGGCTGGCCAGTTGGTATGGCCCTCCGTACCACAACCGTCGCGGCGCAAATGGCGAAATCTTCAACACGAACGCCATGACGGCTGCCCACAAAACCTTGCCGCTCAATTCCATCGTTCGCGTCACAAATCTCGCGACCGAACATTCGACCGTCGTGCGCATCACGGATCGCGGACCGTTTATAGGCGAGCGCATTGTTGATCTCTCGCTGGCTGCGGCCAAGGCGGTGGACGTATGGCGTCCGGGCGTGGCGAAGGTACGCCTCGACGTGCTCGAAGCGCCCTCTGCGATTGAACGCGGCGGACGCTGGTGCGTACAGGTTGGCGCCTTCGCGAAACAGCGGGACGCGCTGGATTTGAAAGACAAGCTCATGCGCCGCTACAAGACGGCCAAGGTGCTGCAGTTTGCCGGCCCAACGGGCTTCTGGGTTCGTGTGCGCGTTTTTGAAGACGATAAGAAGCGCGCACAGGAAGTGTCGCAAATCATCAACGTGGATGAAGGCGGCGTGTTTCTCGTCAGGCTCGATTAACGATTGCGGGCGCTCTGGCAACATACACGTGCCGATAAATTCGAGCGCTTTGTTGTATGCTTTGCGGCTGAAAGAACAGGAACGATCATATGTCCGACTGCCTTTTCTGCAACATCATTGCCGGCAAGATTCCTTCGAAGAAGGTTTACGAGGACGAGCGCGTCTTTGCCTTCGAAGACATCCATCCGCAAGCTCCCACTCACGTGCTCATCATTCCGAAGCAGCACATTGAGGGACTGAACAAGGCCAAGCCGGAGGATGCCGAAATCATCGGATACTGTCACCTGATGGCCGCGAAACTCGGACGCGAGCGCGGAATCGAGGATGGCTACCGCACGGTTCTTAACGTCGGGCCAAAGGCTGGACAGTCCGTATTCCACCTCCATCTGCACCTCATCGGCGGGCGCGATATGAAGTGGCCTCCGGGATAGCACGATCCCCGGGTAGAAGTGCGCGCTTGAAGAAGGCCTGTCAGGTGCTTAGAACCATGTAGGTGGAGCAGCCTTCAGGCCGGTTGAGATTGCTAACAAAGTAGAGCGTCATGTCGACCGGAGCGCGAAGGGGAGACAGCTTGTGTTTCGTTTGCGGCGGAAACACAAAATGTTTCGACTACGCGCCGCGACAAGACGGGCGCTCCGCTCAACATGACGACCTGATTTGAAGTTTACGCCGCGCGATAGCGTCCGCTGTAGATCGCAAAGGAACGTTGCCAGACTCCGATGAGCATTGCGAACTGTGGCAGCAGCCGCGCGAAGCCGTCCACCAATTCCTCTATCTCTCTCCACTGCTCGGGCGAAACGTTGCGCACCAGGTTGCGGTGATCCCTTACGGGCATGCCGGTAATCAATCCCATCGAGCGTCGCATCACTTCATCGCGCGCGCGCAGGAAGCTCGGCTCGGCGAAGACCTTTTTGGTGTCCATCCAGACCTGCGCCAGGTATCCGGGAAAAGGAATCAGCGCGCGGAAGGCGCTTGGAATATGCTTCGTACCCGTAGCGCGCCGGACGTCGGAGAAGAGCAGCCAGACGCGCATCCCCGCTTCGCTTTCATTTGGGATGTGCAGCGTCACTAATCGGGAGAGTGCCGGAGACTGCTTTGCCGTGCTGACGCGCCCTCTTTGCCCGCCAGAGTAGCCGCGCTGCATGAGTCGCGAGAACAGCACCATGCGCGGCATGGCGCGCGCGAAGACTCCCACCACTGCGGCCAGCACGCCAATATCCCCGGTCGGAATCTTCTGACCCGCCAGCGTGCGCTCCTGGTCTCCGAAGCGCCACCCGCCGGTGATCACTTGCGACCGGATGAACTCATCCAGCGCTGCGGACGCTGACTGGAATTCGCGCGAACCGGCAACGTGTTCCAGGTCGCGCCACATCGCCTTCATGTATTCAGGGTTTCCGGCTGAGAGCTTGAAGATGGTTGGAACGTAGGGCAGGTCAAAGGCAGCTCGCACATCGGAGTAGATGTGCCGCAAGTCCGGGCTGACTTCGTGTTCTTCGTAAGCGCGGGTGAGAGGCATAGGTCGCCTGAGTCCTCCAGGAATGGCTCGTACTCTGGGGGGCTCACCCGTTGGACGGCATTGGGCGGCCTGGCAGTTGCCGCCCTCGCCAGAAAACCTCTCGAGAAACTACTCTGCCTGATCGACTTCTTCCGGCGCA
Above is a genomic segment from Clostridia bacterium containing:
- the ftsZ gene encoding cell division protein FtsZ, which translates into the protein MTDATKDIRIQFNEDPHNQAKIKVIGVGGGGGNAINRMIDARVEGVEFVVANTDLQALQLSRAPVKIQLGVKLTNGLGAGANPEIGRKGALEDADKIIEALEGADMVFVTTGLGGGTGTGAAPIIASLASEMGALTVAVVTKPFAFEGKRRMSQAERGLAELIDSVDTVIVIPNEKLLAVAQDTGFFESFRIADDILRQGVQGISDIITIPGIINRDFADVKAIMAGMGYAVMGTATAKGERRTMDAAQRAIASPLLEAGAIDGARGILINITGSSSLKLAEVNEASTIIQSAAHEDANIIFGAVLDEKMKDEVKITVIATGFRTDQPQRREHAVSSAAAAIQNQRTAAAYRPAPRISPRAEVAAEIGTREQVEVVEEAEFVEPAPALAFQSTPQAAPQRENIALDAVKDKVKGSYEDDDLDVPAFIRKQRNENR
- the ftsA gene encoding cell division protein FtsA → MGNQQENMLTVIDVGSAKTCALAAEVTDTGLRYRGHGVCESRGSRKGVIVDLEKAVLSIQKAMEDAETTAEAPLESAVVGVSGSHVRGVNSQGGITLGSRPREISREDIRLAVEKARNIALPADREVLHLLPQEFILDEQSGIRDPAGMMGKQLEVRVHVVTASASATQNVVTALNRAGMHVNDTVFEALACADAILRSDERDLGVCLIDIGAGSTDIIVFIEGVVAHTAVVPIGGDHFTNDVAVGLRTPLADAEKIKRQFGYAVVTSIPEANEIEVPSVGDRPSRLMQQRLLGEILEPRARELFEMVRDNLRQTGVMDLLGAGTVLTGGGARLHGMLDIAEDVFRRPSRLGSPQAIAKLPSFLAEPEFSVLIGLMFYAHRARTTKSNQDQGIGAKLKSLFARSTFGL
- a CDS encoding FtsQ-type POTRA domain-containing protein, coding for MARNQGPFTSDDDTPTTSGGGGFLRPEAGSRSRARVSEDDDLPIDVMDLEPEQQSPFLRGQKRVPVRRGPLPKKTANRLRVVIVALVSLGVLGASCAVVYRYGTRSWRFRIDSSDLIETDGNHHVSRSQIMQVMGGDIGRNVYFVPLSERKKQLEEIPWVESASVMRFLPNRLRVSVKERTPVAFAQIGSRIDLIDAYGVVMDMETDGTYSFPVVVGMNEAEPLSTRAARMKIYGQLVHELDSGGARYSQDLSEVDMSDPEDVKVTVSDPVGTVLVHLGSSNFLDRYKVYVAHVQEWRQQYQRLDSVDLRYERQVILNPDPVPSREAQPGTPPATVKRESAAVKSMKPAKPQGSANAVAKQPHRKRVKKH
- a CDS encoding septal ring lytic transglycosylase RlpA family protein, which produces MSELRRGNFFPNSCGLRVWTVPVLLLLAAMLLTGCGGKKRSKTRIPPPPDVSSGQGTSARDRAPVPRDSEGNEVAIEPGAKVIWTETGLASWYGPPYHNRRGANGEIFNTNAMTAAHKTLPLNSIVRVTNLATEHSTVVRITDRGPFIGERIVDLSLAAAKAVDVWRPGVAKVRLDVLEAPSAIERGGRWCVQVGAFAKQRDALDLKDKLMRRYKTAKVLQFAGPTGFWVRVRVFEDDKKRAQEVSQIINVDEGGVFLVRLD
- a CDS encoding histidine triad nucleotide-binding protein, which gives rise to MSDCLFCNIIAGKIPSKKVYEDERVFAFEDIHPQAPTHVLIIPKQHIEGLNKAKPEDAEIIGYCHLMAAKLGRERGIEDGYRTVLNVGPKAGQSVFHLHLHLIGGRDMKWPPG
- a CDS encoding halocarboxylic acid dehydrogenase DehI family protein, with the protein product MPLTRAYEEHEVSPDLRHIYSDVRAAFDLPYVPTIFKLSAGNPEYMKAMWRDLEHVAGSREFQSASAALDEFIRSQVITGGWRFGDQERTLAGQKIPTGDIGVLAAVVGVFARAMPRMVLFSRLMQRGYSGGQRGRVSTAKQSPALSRLVTLHIPNESEAGMRVWLLFSDVRRATGTKHIPSAFRALIPFPGYLAQVWMDTKKVFAEPSFLRARDEVMRRSMGLITGMPVRDHRNLVRNVSPEQWREIEELVDGFARLLPQFAMLIGVWQRSFAIYSGRYRAA